A genome region from Blochmannia endosymbiont of Polyrhachis (Hedomyrma) turneri includes the following:
- the rpoD gene encoding RNA polymerase sigma factor RpoD, whose product MEHNQESQLKLLVTRGKEQGYLTFADVNDHLPEEIIDSEQIEDIIQMINDMGIQIMEEAPNIDDFLLSENTDNSDEDITEATVQALSNVEAEIGRTTDPVRMYMREMGSVELLTREGEIDIAKRIEDGINQVQCSVAEYPEAITYLLEQYERVETGETRLSDLITGFVDPNDDTLEINNNTIQINITHEIKEILSRTNTISTDEDNDENNNDDDHNIDPEFAHTKFKELQKQYEITKKIIKFNGRNHYQSLQEIFKLSEIFKQFRLAPKQFDYLVNNMRAVMNRVRIQERIIMKLCIEISKMPKKKFIDLFSGNESNGIWLNTAIAMNQPWSKKLLDVNKEINHSLHLLHDIEHETGLTIQQMKNINRRMSIGEAKAKRAKKEMVEANLRLVISIAKKYTNRGLQFLDLIQEGNIGLMKAVDKFEYRRGYKFSTYATWWIRQAITRSIADQARTIRIPVHMIETINKLNRISRQIVQEIGHEPTPEELAERMLMPEDKIRKVLKIAKEPISMETPIGEDEDSHLGDFIEDTSLDLPLDAATFDNLRTATHDILSGLTPREEKVLRMRFGIDMNTDHTLEEVGKQFDVTRERIRQIEAKALRKLRHPSRSEVLRSFLED is encoded by the coding sequence ATGGAACATAATCAGGAATCACAACTTAAACTACTTGTTACACGAGGAAAAGAACAAGGATATTTAACATTTGCTGATGTTAACGATCATTTACCAGAAGAAATTATTGATTCTGAACAAATAGAAGACATCATTCAAATGATTAATGACATGGGTATACAAATCATGGAAGAAGCACCAAATATCGATGACTTCTTACTCTCAGAAAATACTGATAATAGTGATGAAGACATAACAGAAGCTACTGTACAAGCTCTATCCAACGTAGAAGCAGAAATAGGACGAACAACTGATCCAGTAAGAATGTACATGCGCGAAATGGGAAGTGTAGAATTACTAACCAGAGAAGGAGAAATAGACATTGCAAAACGTATCGAAGATGGAATTAATCAAGTTCAATGCTCGGTAGCTGAATACCCAGAAGCAATTACTTATTTACTAGAACAGTACGAACGTGTAGAAACTGGAGAAACACGACTATCAGACCTAATCACTGGATTTGTTGACCCCAACGATGATACATTAGAAATCAACAACAACACAATACAAATAAACATTACTCATGAAATAAAGGAAATTTTATCACGAACAAATACAATATCAACAGATGAAGATAACGATGAAAACAATAACGATGATGATCACAATATAGATCCTGAATTTGCTCATACAAAATTCAAAGAACTACAAAAACAATATGAGATAACTAAAAAAATTATTAAATTTAATGGTCGTAACCATTATCAATCATTACAAGAAATATTTAAACTATCTGAAATATTCAAACAATTTCGGCTGGCACCAAAACAATTTGACTACCTAGTCAACAATATGCGAGCAGTCATGAATCGTGTTCGCATTCAAGAACGAATAATTATGAAATTGTGTATTGAAATCAGTAAAATGCCAAAAAAAAAATTCATTGATTTATTTTCCGGAAATGAAAGCAACGGTATTTGGCTAAATACCGCAATAGCTATGAACCAACCATGGTCAAAAAAATTACTTGATGTCAATAAAGAAATCAATCATAGTTTACATTTATTACATGACATTGAACACGAAACCGGACTCACAATCCAACAAATGAAAAATATAAATCGACGAATGTCGATAGGCGAAGCTAAAGCTAAAAGAGCTAAAAAAGAAATGGTGGAAGCTAATCTTCGTTTAGTTATATCGATTGCTAAAAAATATACTAATCGCGGATTACAATTTTTAGATTTAATTCAAGAAGGCAACATTGGACTCATGAAAGCTGTTGACAAATTTGAATATCGACGAGGGTACAAATTTTCTACATATGCCACTTGGTGGATTAGACAAGCAATTACTCGATCGATCGCCGACCAAGCAAGAACAATTCGAATACCGGTACATATGATTGAAACTATTAACAAACTCAACCGAATTTCTCGTCAAATAGTGCAAGAAATTGGACATGAACCAACACCAGAAGAGTTAGCAGAACGAATGTTAATGCCAGAAGACAAAATCAGAAAAGTATTAAAGATTGCTAAAGAACCAATTTCAATGGAAACACCTATTGGTGAAGATGAAGATTCTCATTTAGGAGATTTTATTGAAGATACTTCATTAGATTTACCGTTAGACGCAGCTACATTTGATAATTTACGTACTGCTACTCACGATATACTATCCGGATTAACCCCACGAGAAGAAAAAGTATTACGAATGAGATTCGGAATTGATATGAACACAGACCACACCCTAGAAGAAGTGGGAAAACAGTTTGACGTAACTAGAGAGCGTATTCGACAAATTGAAGCTAAAGCACTGAGAAAGTTACGGCATCCAAGTCGATCAGAAGTATTACGAAGCTTTCTAGAAGATTAA
- the dnaG gene encoding DNA primase gives MTHLIPSSIIHDILSRTNIVDLINTRIKLKKTGKNFYGYCPFHQEKHPSFSVSFEKQFYYCFSCGVHGNAIDFLIHYEHIGFVESIKELASIHGINITPYNSKFNSAQYQEQQELYNLMNNLNIFYQNNLTQNSAIQAREYLQTRGLNPTIIKYFNIGFAKNEWKNVAKEIGTSKKTQRLLNKAGILIINNQGHMYDRFRERIIFPIRNKNGQVIAFGGRAIGNKTPKYLNSPDTDIFKKRKQLYGLYELKKTNQSPPYILLVEGYMDVITLTQFGIHHAVASLGTSTSVTHIQLLYHNTEKIICCYDGDQSGQKAAWRTLKTTLPYLTDNRILSFVFLPKTEDPDTLIRKIGKTNFLKYIQNAEPLSIFLFKTLLKKVDIKTIEGRSKFGHLALSIINVIPGKILRMQLHQELGNKIGILDDNKLKQLSAYNTTNNHKTKHQTPKIKNTTINILIKLLLQKPQLATLISINKNDLINIKEAYTHTLIELIEFCKNYPQTTLGYILEHYRRTIMYRTIKQFITWNYAPKNDIIQTIFKDTLLNLKKLILIEQQETLIAMSRNNKLTKEQSERLWHINKILAKNK, from the coding sequence ATGACACATTTAATACCATCATCAATAATACATGACATATTATCACGAACAAATATAGTCGATTTAATTAACACACGAATAAAATTAAAAAAAACAGGAAAAAACTTTTATGGTTATTGCCCCTTTCATCAAGAAAAACACCCATCTTTCAGTGTAAGTTTTGAAAAACAATTTTACTACTGCTTTAGCTGCGGTGTACATGGTAACGCAATTGATTTTTTAATACACTATGAACACATAGGATTCGTTGAATCTATTAAAGAACTAGCATCCATACATGGAATTAATATAACGCCATATAATTCAAAATTTAACAGTGCACAATACCAAGAACAACAAGAGCTATACAACTTAATGAACAATTTGAATATTTTTTATCAAAATAACTTAACGCAAAACTCAGCTATACAAGCTCGTGAATATTTACAAACAAGAGGATTAAATCCTACCATAATTAAATATTTTAACATTGGTTTTGCAAAAAATGAATGGAAAAATGTCGCGAAAGAAATTGGAACATCAAAAAAAACTCAACGACTACTAAATAAAGCTGGCATACTAATTATAAACAATCAGGGTCATATGTATGATAGATTTCGAGAACGAATTATATTCCCAATACGAAATAAGAACGGCCAAGTAATTGCATTTGGAGGACGCGCGATTGGAAATAAAACACCTAAATATTTGAATTCACCAGATACCGATATCTTTAAAAAACGGAAACAACTGTACGGACTATATGAACTTAAAAAAACAAACCAATCACCACCGTATATTCTTCTCGTAGAAGGCTACATGGATGTTATCACTTTAACACAATTTGGAATTCATCATGCAGTAGCCTCACTAGGCACGTCAACATCCGTAACACACATACAATTATTATATCACAATACAGAGAAAATTATCTGTTGCTATGATGGAGATCAATCAGGACAAAAAGCAGCGTGGCGAACATTAAAAACAACGCTTCCTTACCTAACTGATAACAGAATATTATCATTTGTGTTTCTTCCAAAAACAGAAGATCCTGATACATTAATACGAAAAATAGGAAAAACAAATTTCTTGAAATATATACAAAACGCAGAACCATTATCTATTTTCCTATTCAAAACACTATTAAAAAAAGTAGACATAAAAACTATAGAGGGACGGTCAAAATTTGGCCACTTAGCATTATCAATAATTAATGTTATACCGGGAAAAATATTACGTATGCAACTGCATCAAGAACTAGGAAATAAAATTGGTATTTTAGACGATAATAAACTTAAACAACTATCCGCATATAATACCACTAATAATCATAAAACTAAACATCAAACACCAAAAATAAAAAACACTACAATTAATATTCTAATAAAACTACTATTACAAAAACCCCAACTCGCTACACTAATATCAATCAACAAAAACGATTTAATAAATATCAAAGAAGCTTATACTCACACACTAATTGAATTAATTGAATTTTGTAAAAATTATCCACAAACAACACTTGGATATATTTTAGAACATTATAGACGAACAATAATGTATAGAACAATTAAACAATTCATTACATGGAATTACGCGCCTAAAAATGATATTATTCAAACAATTTTCAAAGACACTCTACTTAACTTAAAAAAATTAATACTAATAGAACAACAAGAAACATTAATTGCTATGTCTAGAAACAACAAATTAACAAAAGAACAGTCTGAAAGACTGTGGCATATTAACAAAATATTAGCAAAAAATAAATAA
- the rpsU gene encoding 30S ribosomal protein S21 produces MPIIKVRDNEPFDVALRRFKRSCEKSGILAEVRRREFYEKPTTERKRAKASAIKRHIKKIARENIQRNRLY; encoded by the coding sequence ATGCCTATTATAAAAGTTAGAGATAATGAACCATTTGATGTGGCCTTACGCCGTTTCAAACGATCCTGTGAAAAATCAGGAATTTTAGCTGAAGTTCGACGACGAGAATTCTATGAAAAACCAACTACAGAAAGAAAACGAGCAAAAGCATCTGCTATTAAAAGGCATATTAAAAAAATAGCACGTGAAAATATACAACGAAACCGTTTATATTAA
- the tsaD gene encoding tRNA (adenosine(37)-N6)-threonylcarbamoyltransferase complex transferase subunit TsaD — MRVLGIETSCDETGIAVYDEDSGLVANQLYSQSEIHSCYGGVVPELASRDHIRKIVPLIQHAILESGSIGVDAVAYTAGPGLMGALMVGATVGHALAYAWRVPVIKVNHMEGHLLTPIMLKEKILMFPFISLLVSGGHTQLIFVHDIGKYKVLGDSLDDAAGEVFDKIAQLLGLKYPGGAMLSEIAKKGVSGRYIFPRPMSNRSGFDFSFSGLKTCVANVIAKSKDNDQTRYDIARAFEDAMVDTLLIKCKRALDWTGCKLLLIGGGVSANRCLRQRLSDTLSAKGVEILCAPLEFCTDNAAMIAYVGMLRFRSGLFSQDLSIMVNPRWSIEDVL, encoded by the coding sequence ATGCGTGTATTGGGTATTGAAACATCGTGCGATGAGACTGGTATAGCAGTTTACGATGAAGATTCTGGATTAGTTGCTAATCAATTATATAGTCAAAGTGAAATTCATTCTTGTTATGGTGGAGTGGTTCCAGAATTAGCTTCTCGTGATCATATAAGAAAGATAGTTCCTTTGATTCAGCATGCAATATTAGAATCGGGATCTATAGGTGTAGATGCTGTTGCTTACACTGCTGGTCCCGGTTTGATGGGTGCTTTAATGGTGGGTGCAACAGTGGGACATGCTCTTGCTTATGCTTGGCGAGTTCCTGTTATTAAAGTAAATCATATGGAAGGTCATTTATTAACCCCCATAATGTTAAAAGAGAAAATATTAATGTTTCCTTTTATTTCTCTTTTGGTGTCCGGGGGGCATACCCAATTGATTTTTGTACATGATATAGGGAAATATAAAGTGTTAGGTGATTCATTAGATGATGCGGCAGGAGAGGTTTTTGATAAAATTGCACAATTACTGGGGTTAAAATATCCAGGAGGTGCTATGTTGTCAGAAATTGCGAAAAAAGGTGTTTCTGGTCGTTATATTTTTCCTCGTCCCATGAGTAATCGATCAGGTTTTGATTTTAGTTTTTCTGGTTTAAAAACGTGTGTAGCAAATGTCATTGCAAAGAGTAAAGATAATGATCAAACTCGTTATGATATAGCGCGTGCTTTTGAGGATGCCATGGTAGATACTTTATTAATTAAATGTAAACGTGCCTTAGATTGGACAGGTTGTAAATTATTATTAATTGGTGGCGGGGTTAGTGCTAATCGTTGTTTGCGTCAACGTTTATCGGATACGTTGTCAGCGAAGGGAGTGGAAATTCTTTGTGCTCCTCTTGAATTTTGTACTGATAATGCCGCTATGATTGCCTATGTGGGTATGTTGCGTTTTCGATCGGGACTATTTAGTCAAGATTTATCTATTATGGTCAATCCTCGTTGGTCTATTGAAGATGTATTGTAG
- the plsY gene encoding glycerol-3-phosphate 1-O-acyltransferase PlsY, producing the protein MNTNTLILIVFSYLIGSISSAILISQYKNSPDPRSYGSKNPGATNILRKLGKKTATIVVIFDILKGIIPIWIGSVFLKINSLETEILALSTYIGHIYPIFFNFRGGKGVATAFGSLSIISIDIAGIMITTWISSILISGYVSLGTIITSFITPIYICCMHPQFTALSIILSLLILIRHYDNIMRLYQGQEIKIWHSKIKQ; encoded by the coding sequence ATGAATACCAATACACTTATTCTTATAGTATTCTCTTATCTTATTGGTTCAATTTCAAGCGCTATTTTAATTAGTCAATATAAAAATTCCCCAGACCCACGATCTTATGGATCTAAAAATCCAGGAGCAACAAATATATTAAGAAAACTAGGAAAAAAAACAGCTACCATTGTGGTAATATTTGATATTCTAAAAGGTATAATCCCTATTTGGATAGGATCTGTGTTTCTGAAAATCAACTCGTTAGAAACAGAAATACTAGCCCTCAGTACCTACATAGGACATATTTATCCAATATTTTTTAATTTTCGCGGTGGAAAAGGCGTAGCAACTGCATTCGGATCACTATCAATAATTAGTATAGACATTGCCGGAATCATGATCACGACATGGATATCCAGTATTCTAATTTCCGGATATGTCTCATTAGGAACTATTATTACATCCTTCATCACTCCTATATATATCTGCTGCATGCATCCACAATTCACAGCATTGTCAATAATATTATCTCTACTAATATTAATTAGACATTATGATAACATAATGCGTTTATATCAAGGTCAAGAAATCAAAATATGGCATAGTAAAATAAAACAGTAA
- a CDS encoding dihydroneopterin aldolase, with protein MNILFIKGLVVTTVIGIYNWERNCLQKLIFDLEIGYYYDQTKIFNDQIQDYLNYQDVSDVVSVLVSHRCFFLLESVAECVASELMFRFGIPWIRVKVSKFGALAKDVDVGIIIERGKKR; from the coding sequence ATGAACATTTTGTTTATTAAAGGGTTAGTTGTTACAACTGTTATAGGAATATATAATTGGGAACGAAATTGTTTACAAAAATTAATTTTTGATTTAGAAATTGGTTATTATTATGATCAGACAAAAATTTTTAATGATCAAATTCAAGATTATTTGAATTATCAAGATGTTAGTGATGTTGTGTCTGTGCTAGTGTCACATAGGTGTTTTTTTTTATTAGAGTCTGTTGCAGAATGTGTTGCCAGTGAATTAATGTTTCGTTTTGGTATTCCATGGATTCGTGTTAAGGTTAGTAAATTTGGAGCTCTTGCTAAGGATGTTGATGTAGGTATAATTATTGAAAGGGGTAAAAAAAGATAA
- the uppP gene encoding undecaprenyl-diphosphatase UppP — protein MLDLYLLVISFILGMVEGLTEFLPISSSLHMNFVGELLGFSDDKVGIVLNVVIQLGAVLSIVFVFWKSFFVVFIKRVCFGNFGFFSGSFLSCGHIILGVLPTVVLGLIFYENVKNVFKIQYMIYFLILGGVLLLIAEWFTREFYVLDHISNIDDLSYLQAFVIGCFQCLSLCPGFSRSGVTISGGLMVGLNRYVASTFSFVLAVPMIFSATVLVLYKNFYFITWEYFPVLVIGFLSSFFTSLFTVKFFMEIIRCVSFVPFAVYRFIVAIVLCLFY, from the coding sequence ATGTTAGATTTGTATTTGTTGGTTATTTCTTTTATTTTAGGGATGGTGGAAGGTTTAACAGAGTTTTTGCCTATTTCTTCTTCATTACATATGAATTTTGTCGGTGAATTATTAGGATTTAGTGATGATAAAGTGGGGATTGTATTGAATGTTGTTATTCAATTAGGTGCGGTGTTATCTATTGTATTTGTTTTTTGGAAAAGTTTTTTCGTTGTATTCATTAAGAGAGTATGTTTTGGTAATTTTGGATTTTTTAGTGGGTCATTTTTATCGTGTGGTCATATTATTTTGGGAGTTTTGCCTACTGTAGTATTAGGTTTAATATTTTATGAGAACGTTAAGAATGTATTTAAAATACAATATATGATTTATTTTTTGATTTTAGGAGGTGTGCTTTTATTAATAGCTGAATGGTTTACACGTGAGTTTTATGTTTTGGATCATATTTCTAACATTGATGATTTAAGTTATTTGCAAGCTTTTGTCATTGGGTGTTTTCAGTGTTTGTCATTATGCCCGGGATTTTCTCGTTCCGGAGTTACGATCAGTGGTGGATTGATGGTAGGTTTAAATCGTTATGTAGCATCAACATTTTCTTTTGTGTTGGCAGTTCCAATGATATTTAGTGCTACAGTGTTAGTTTTATATAAAAATTTTTATTTTATTACTTGGGAATATTTTCCTGTGTTGGTTATTGGTTTTTTAAGTTCGTTTTTTACATCTTTATTTACAGTTAAATTTTTTATGGAAATTATTCGATGTGTTTCTTTTGTTCCGTTTGCTGTATATCGTTTTATTGTAGCTATTGTTCTTTGTTTGTTTTATTAA
- a CDS encoding multifunctional CCA addition/repair protein encodes MKKYLVGGAVRDSLLQLPIKEKDWVVVGTTPQEMLKIGYEQVGKNFPVFLHPISHEEHALARTEKKTGHGYTGFICNASPKITLKEDLYRRDLTINAIARDKYGNIIDPYNGQRDMKLRILRHVSVLFKEDPLRVLRVARFAAKLFHMHFCIATDTLKLMKEMSPELLFLPPERIWTETKKALMTKNPEVYFLVLQKCHALKILFPEINKLFCIPSSKTYSNIDTGTHTMMALKASGKLSNDITVRFATLCHDIGKGETPRNQWPYHNKHEEIGTKIIENLCRRFKIENHLCAFSKQIAKYHTLLQNIENIPPKTIINLFHSFNLWRQPKKLEQIILTIKANIQGYNNKQQFPQEYFLHQAFLITKSVCVTKIIQDGYEKTAIKQELSLRREHALYHWKILPKKTYKSK; translated from the coding sequence ATGAAAAAATATTTAGTAGGAGGAGCAGTACGAGATAGTTTGTTACAATTACCAATTAAAGAAAAAGATTGGGTAGTAGTAGGCACCACACCTCAAGAAATGTTAAAAATAGGATACGAACAAGTTGGAAAAAATTTCCCAGTATTTTTACACCCTATTAGCCATGAAGAACATGCACTAGCCAGAACAGAAAAAAAAACTGGACATGGATATACTGGTTTTATCTGTAATGCATCCCCAAAAATTACATTAAAAGAAGATCTATATCGAAGAGATTTAACAATTAACGCTATCGCTCGTGATAAATATGGAAATATCATTGACCCATATAATGGACAACGAGATATGAAACTACGAATATTGAGACATGTTTCCGTTCTTTTTAAAGAAGATCCACTACGTGTATTACGTGTTGCTAGATTTGCCGCTAAACTTTTCCACATGCATTTTTGCATAGCTACAGATACTTTGAAACTCATGAAGGAAATGAGTCCAGAACTATTATTTTTACCTCCAGAAAGAATATGGACAGAAACAAAAAAAGCTTTAATGACAAAAAATCCAGAAGTATATTTTCTAGTATTACAAAAATGTCATGCATTAAAAATACTATTTCCTGAAATAAATAAATTGTTTTGCATACCATCATCAAAAACATATAGCAATATTGATACAGGTACTCATACCATGATGGCTCTTAAAGCATCTGGAAAACTAAGTAACGACATTACAGTACGATTCGCCACACTCTGCCATGATATAGGAAAAGGTGAAACACCAAGAAACCAATGGCCCTACCATAATAAACACGAAGAAATTGGAACAAAAATAATTGAAAATCTTTGTCGCCGATTTAAAATAGAAAACCACTTGTGTGCATTTTCAAAACAAATCGCTAAATATCACACATTATTACAAAACATAGAAAATATCCCACCAAAAACAATAATAAACCTATTTCACTCCTTCAATCTCTGGCGACAACCAAAAAAATTAGAACAAATAATACTTACTATAAAAGCTAACATTCAAGGTTATAACAATAAACAACAATTTCCACAAGAATATTTTTTACATCAGGCATTCTTAATCACAAAATCAGTATGTGTTACAAAAATAATCCAGGACGGATATGAAAAAACAGCAATTAAACAAGAACTAAGTTTAAGACGAGAACATGCTCTATACCACTGGAAAATTTTACCGAAAAAAACATATAAATCAAAATAA
- the hldE gene encoding bifunctional D-glycero-beta-D-manno-heptose-7-phosphate kinase/D-glycero-beta-D-manno-heptose 1-phosphate adenylyltransferase HldE, whose amino-acid sequence MNFIFPDFSQSRVLVIGDVMLDRYYFGDTPRISSEAPVVVVNVDRIEECPGGAANVAMNVAALGAKVKLISVVGVDDTSKILARKLSLFNVDYSFIYNDNYLTTIKLRVLSHHQQLIRLDFEKKFRNSDILSFIEYIKLALLSVNVLVISDYAKGLLNGCLEDIIAIAHEFSVPVIVDPKGSDFSKYSGATLLTPNLLEFEHALGCCYNREDVLITRGMEIILQCRLSAMLITRSENGMLLLQRGREPLYFSARAKKVYNVTGAGDTVIATLAASMSVGKSLEEACFLANVAAGLVVEKSGTSVINLSELKSVINGHVDIVFGVLSEDDLLRNVDLARQRGEKIVMTNGVFDILHSGHVTYLSKAKRLGDRLIVAVNSDSSTKRLKGINRPINSLEKRMVVLSALSVVDWVVSFNEDSPKRLIGSLLPDVLVKGGDYQFCEIDGSQEVMANGGQVYTLDFELNCSSSKMIDVLQQSKDK is encoded by the coding sequence GTGAATTTTATTTTTCCTGATTTTTCACAATCTCGTGTTTTGGTGATAGGAGATGTGATGTTAGATCGGTATTATTTTGGGGATACCCCACGTATTTCATCGGAAGCTCCAGTAGTTGTGGTTAATGTTGATCGTATTGAAGAGTGTCCTGGAGGGGCAGCTAATGTAGCCATGAATGTTGCTGCTTTAGGTGCAAAGGTAAAATTGATTAGTGTAGTTGGTGTTGATGATACCTCAAAAATTCTTGCAAGAAAGTTAAGTTTATTTAATGTAGATTATAGTTTTATTTATAATGATAATTATCTTACAACTATTAAGTTGCGAGTGTTGTCACATCATCAACAATTGATTAGATTAGATTTTGAAAAAAAGTTTAGAAATAGTGATATTTTGTCTTTTATTGAATATATTAAATTAGCATTGTTATCTGTAAACGTGTTAGTTATATCAGATTATGCTAAAGGTTTACTAAATGGTTGTTTGGAAGACATTATTGCTATAGCTCATGAGTTTTCTGTGCCAGTAATAGTAGATCCCAAGGGTTCAGATTTTTCTAAATATTCAGGGGCTACTTTGTTAACTCCAAATTTATTAGAATTTGAACATGCGTTAGGTTGTTGTTATAACCGTGAAGATGTTTTAATTACTCGGGGTATGGAGATTATTTTACAGTGTCGATTGTCGGCTATGTTAATTACTCGTTCTGAAAATGGAATGTTGTTATTACAACGAGGAAGAGAACCGTTGTATTTTTCAGCTAGAGCTAAAAAGGTGTATAATGTTACTGGTGCAGGTGATACAGTAATAGCTACATTAGCTGCTTCTATGTCTGTTGGTAAAAGTTTGGAGGAAGCTTGTTTTTTAGCTAATGTTGCGGCTGGTCTTGTGGTTGAAAAATCAGGTACTTCTGTTATTAATTTATCTGAATTAAAAAGTGTAATTAATGGTCATGTGGATATTGTTTTTGGTGTTTTGAGTGAAGATGATTTATTAAGAAATGTGGATTTAGCGCGTCAGCGAGGAGAAAAGATAGTTATGACGAATGGTGTATTTGATATTTTACATTCTGGTCATGTCACTTATTTATCGAAAGCTAAGCGTTTAGGAGATAGATTAATTGTAGCTGTAAATAGTGATTCCTCTACTAAGCGTTTAAAAGGTATAAATAGGCCAATTAATTCTTTAGAGAAGCGCATGGTTGTTTTGTCCGCATTAAGTGTTGTAGATTGGGTTGTTTCTTTTAATGAAGATAGTCCGAAGCGATTAATTGGAAGTTTGTTGCCTGATGTTTTAGTAAAAGGAGGGGATTACCAGTTTTGTGAGATAGATGGAAGTCAGGAAGTGATGGCTAATGGTGGTCAAGTGTATACATTAGATTTTGAATTAAATTGTTCAAGTAGTAAAATGATTGATGTTTTGCAACAATCGAAAGATAAATAA
- a CDS encoding 1-acylglycerol-3-phosphate O-acyltransferase: MLAVVRMFLVVTISIIICIFGVIYCLFNPRDPSHVSFFGRLFGCMAPIFGIQVEIRQLLFTAIPKNCIYVANHQNNYDMVTVAYVVQPRTITVGKRSLLWIPLFGLLYWLSGNLLINRSNSIKSHRMLYRIIQNIKKYDISVCIFPEGTRSRGRGLLPFKKGAFYAAISAGVPIVPICVSNLSGDKIRLNRWSNGSVIIEILPPIETTNYTIKEVDIVTDNCYILMKNKIEELNQEVMLRDSC; this comes from the coding sequence ATGCTTGCTGTTGTTCGAATGTTTTTAGTTGTAACTATATCTATTATTATTTGTATATTTGGTGTTATTTATTGTTTATTTAATCCGAGAGATCCGTCTCATGTTTCTTTTTTTGGGCGTTTATTTGGATGTATGGCTCCTATTTTTGGTATTCAGGTAGAAATTCGTCAATTATTGTTTACAGCTATTCCAAAAAATTGTATCTATGTTGCCAATCATCAAAATAATTATGATATGGTAACTGTAGCATATGTAGTACAACCACGAACAATAACAGTTGGGAAAAGAAGTTTATTGTGGATACCGTTATTTGGTTTATTATATTGGTTAAGTGGTAATTTGTTGATTAATCGTAGTAACAGTATTAAATCTCATCGAATGTTATATCGAATTATTCAAAATATTAAAAAATATGATATTTCAGTTTGTATATTTCCTGAAGGGACTCGTAGTCGAGGAAGAGGGTTGTTGCCTTTCAAAAAAGGTGCTTTTTATGCAGCTATTTCTGCTGGGGTACCAATAGTTCCAATTTGTGTTTCTAATCTTAGTGGGGATAAGATACGTTTAAATCGTTGGTCTAATGGATCGGTCATTATTGAAATTTTACCTCCTATAGAAACTACGAATTATACTATCAAAGAAGTAGATATAGTAACTGATAATTGTTATATATTGATGAAAAATAAAATTGAGGAGCTAAATCAAGAAGTGATGTTACGTGATTCTTGCTAG